Within the Halichoerus grypus chromosome 2, mHalGry1.hap1.1, whole genome shotgun sequence genome, the region atcttccaggaaaacattcttttaaatctTGCAATAGTGTCCGCAATGTGCAAATTAGAAATGAACAAGTCTTTGCTATGATGCGGGCCGATTCACCATAACAATAATTTAATTCGAGGCGGACATCTGGGAGAGCCAGAAAGGGGGAAGTTTAAAATTAGGAGATTTCCACACTTGTGCGTTTATTTGTGATTCTGAAGACATGTAACCCGCAGGAgcccaggattttttttcttctcttccagaaCTGATACCTAACCAGGCACTAAAGGCAGTTGGTGCAAACACAAAGGTTGTGCTCAAATCACACTTGAGATACACCAGAGACACCCCCAATCCCTCCCCCAGGACTTCTAGCTGTCTGCGAGTCGGAGAAGGACCCGATTACAGTCAGGAGACGGGAGCGTCACCCCTCCAGGTGTTTTGTAAAGGAGGACGAAAACAGGCGAGCTGCACGACTCCACCAAAGTGGAGTGTTTTGTCTGCGGTGGTGCCCGTGTGTTTGGCGTTTTACAAACCAAGGGACTGGCCTCAGCCTCTCGGCCCGGGACGGCCACATTCGCAAAGTTCGATCTCTCAAAGCCAGAGCAGTTTGCAAGCTCTTTCCAGTGGGCAACCCTGCTGACGTTTGGATTCGGCTAGGAGGTGAAAAGCAGAACGTCAAAGCAGTTGCCTGTCACTGAGCAGTGTCGCggggtgggggcttgggggggcTGGAGAAGGACTTGTCAGAGTTCAAGGTCGCTGTGGCGCGGGGACGGCTCCCGCGAGCGCGGGGCTACTgcgtccccgccgccgccgccgccgccagcctTCGCCCGGACTTAGCTTTGGTTTTCATTGATTCCCCTTGCAAGAGCGCAGCAGAATCCCAACCAGCCGCACCGGCCCCGGCGAACCAGAGCGTGTTAATCTATTTATATGGATTATTACAGAGGGAACAGCGGGCGTTGAGTCACCAAAACATTTGCTTCAAAAGACCATTTCTAAGCACTTTCGGAGGAGGCAGGCTCCAGTAGCATAAACTGGGCTACGCGTTAAAGAACGACTGCTTTTCGAATTCTACAAACTCCAGCTAAGTCTCCGGGACCGCGCAGAAAGCAGTGAAAAGAaatgcttgggggtgggggcagatccTAGTCTagacacgcgcgcgcgcacacacacacacacacacacacaggcacgcaaAATTCGTGCGGAGACGGCACCAAACTTCTGACATTACGAGAGTATGGCAAACTTACACACTTGGACGTCCCGGGTCCCCCGCCTTCCCCgctgcacccccccccaccgccagACCAGAGGCAGCgctcccctccccgctcctcccctcccctctcgtCACCCAAGCCCAGCACCACAATCCTCCTCCCCGCAAAATCCAGTCCAATCAGCTGCCTGCCAACCCCTGAAATGCCGTGCTGTGATTGGCTGGCCGTCTCTAAGGTGAGGAGCAGTAGTTATTAAAGAGCCCCAGGGCTGCGAGTTGAGGAGCTGAGAGCGGAGCTTGAAACTCACTGGAAACTTGCGCCGCGACTTGCCAGTTTCACTCCAGGAACTTTTCTTtgcaggaggagaagagaaggggtgCAAGCGCCCcgcttttgctctctttcttcccctcctccttctcctctccagtTCGCCTTACCCCACGTGGAGCGGGCAGCTGCGGGCTGGCCACCGCGCGCCTTCCCAAGTGCTCGCCGCCGCAGCCGGCTGACGTGCCAGGCTCCCCGGGAGCCGCTCGCTCCGCGTTCGGGCAGCCGAGGGGAGGGGAGCCCGCGCCTCGAGTGTCCGAGCCGCCGCGGCTTCTCGCCTTTCCCTGCCACCCGCCCCCTGCCCCGGGCCCGCGTATGAATCTCCTGGACCCCTTCATGAAGATGACCGACGAGCAGGAGAAGGGCCTGTCCggcgcccccagccccaccatgTCCGAGGACTCGGCGGGCTCGCCCTGCCCTTCGGGCTCCGGCTCGGACACCGAGAACACGCGGCCCCAGGAGAACACGTTCCCCAAGGGCGAGCCGGACCTGAAGAAGGAGAGCGAGGAGGACAAGTTCCCCGTGTGCATCCGCGAGGCGGTCAGCCAGGTGCTCAAGGGCTACGACTGGACGCTGGTACCCATGCCGGTGCGCGTCAACGGCTCGAGCAAGAACAAGCCGCACGTCAAGCGGCCCATGAACGCCTTCATGGTGTGGGCGCAGGCGGCGCGCAGGAAGCTCGCCGACCAGTACCCGCACCTGCACAACGCCGAGCTCAGCAAGACGCTGGGCAAGCTCTGGAGGTAGGGCCGGCGCGGCAGGGTGGGCTCCGCGGTGGCGGGGGGCGCTGGCCAGGACACTCGCTCGCGCCCCGCCTCCCAGCAGGAGGGAGTTGCCGGTCCCGGAGCCGGCGGacggcggcggcggggagggggggtgctgAGTGGTGGGGGGGGCCGAAGTGTAACTTGGCTCAGTTTGACAAAGTTCTTGGATTGCTCTCtagggggaaaggaagggaggcggggagggggggaggggaagggggccgAGAGAGCCAGAGGGTGGGAGAAGACTTGTGGGAGACACGGTGGGAGGGGGCTGCCAGCCCTATCTCCCGTCTCTGTGAAGTTCAGTTCGATCCtgagtggggggttgggtgggaaGTGAAGTTTGTCCCTCTCTCGCTCCAACTGCGCTCTCTCGTGTAGCCCCACGGACCAaggagatggggtggagggggggagacTTCAAGGCCAGAGGAGACTACCGGCAGGAATGGGGGGGGGCTGCTGGAAATAGGtaggggggggcaggaggagctcCTTGCCGATTAAGTGGGTTTTTGGAAAGCTTTTAAAgagtgttgggggcggggggcgttaTAACTACAGTAGCAGAGGCACTTAGAACAGAAGCAGCCGAGAGCTATTTTCATCTCCAGGGTTTTCCAAAATAGAAGGAGCGAGGGCGGGGCGGGGAGTGACCGCTCAGGTCGGACTAAAAGAACCGagatttagttttcctttttcttctttttttctttttttctttctttttctctttcttttttaatttaagaaaagttATGAGCTGCAGCAGTGGCTggaaagcagggaggagggaggaaggggttgTGTGCGAAGAAGCCGAGTGGTCGGGGTCACCTCCCCCTCCCGCCGACCTGACAGCTCAGCCGGTTTCACAGAAccccctctgtttctctctgcgccccctcccccgcccccagactGCTGAACGAGAGCGAGAAGCGGCCCTTCGTGGAGGAGGCGGAGCGGCTGCGCGTGCAGCACAAGAAGGACCACCCGGATTACAAGTACCAGCCGCGGCGGAGGAAGTCGGTGAAGAACGGCCAGGCGGAGGCCGAGGAGGCCACGGAGCAGACGCACATCTCCCCCAACGCCATCTTCAAGGCGCTGCAGGCCGACTCGCCGCACTCCTCCTCCGGCATGAGCGAGGTGCACTCCCCCGGGGAGCACTCGGGTGAGTcccccccacagccccaggcTAAGCCTCCCGCGGGCCCCGCGGGCACACCCCAGGTCTCCACCGAGTAGGCTTAGGGACTTTGCGCTCCTCGGGGAGGGAAAAACTACCCCTAGCGCCtaatcctcctcccctcccagccggGGACCCCGCGaagcacccccccccacacacacacacacacaactcaatCTCTACATCCTAGCAGATTAATTTTTATTGCGAGGTGAAATGCCTTTACAGCTTTACAGGACTTCTTCCTCCTCTCGCTCCGCCACCCCAGAAGCACACACGGGGTTCTTCCACAAGTAGCAGTTCTGTCCTCCCGACCCTCCGGGCCTCAGACCTAGCCCCCCTCCTCCCCGTAAAAGGAGATCGCCGAATGTGTACTGGCAGGTTAATCATTTGGCGACTTATCTCGGGTGCACCGCGCCTCCCGCGCGGTTGCGGGTCTTTCTGACACTTGAGCTTGGAGGGAGAGTCCCAGGAGGGTTCCTAAGATTAGGGCCTTTGCACAGCCCTAATTGACTTTTCTGTGCTGCTTCTCTTTTATTGCCCGCAGGGCAATCCCAGGGCCCACCGACgccacccaccacccccaaaaCCGACGTGCAGCCCGGCAAGGCTGACCTGAAGCGCGAGGGGCGCCCCCTGCCAGAGGGGGGCCGACAGCCCCCCATCGACTTCCGCGACGTGGACATCGGCGAGCTGAGCAGCGACGTCATCTCCAACATCGAGACCTTCGACGTCAACGAATTCGACCAGTACCTGCCGCCCAATGGCCACCCGGGGGTGCCGGCCACGCACGGCCAGGTCACCTACACGGGCAGCTACGGCATCAGCAGCACGGCGGCGACCCCGGCGGGCGCAGGCCACGTGTGGATGTCCAAGCAgcaggcgccgccgccgccgccgcccccgcagCAGCCCCCGCAGGCCCCTCCGGCCCCGCAGGCGCCCCCGCAGCCGCAGCCCGCGCCCCCGCAGCCGCAGCCCGCGCCCCCGCAGCCGCAGCCGGCGCACACGCTGACCACGCTGAGCAGCGAGCCGGGCCAGTCGCAGCGAACGCACATCAAGACGGAGC harbors:
- the SOX9 gene encoding transcription factor SOX-9 translates to MNLLDPFMKMTDEQEKGLSGAPSPTMSEDSAGSPCPSGSGSDTENTRPQENTFPKGEPDLKKESEEDKFPVCIREAVSQVLKGYDWTLVPMPVRVNGSSKNKPHVKRPMNAFMVWAQAARRKLADQYPHLHNAELSKTLGKLWRLLNESEKRPFVEEAERLRVQHKKDHPDYKYQPRRRKSVKNGQAEAEEATEQTHISPNAIFKALQADSPHSSSGMSEVHSPGEHSGQSQGPPTPPTTPKTDVQPGKADLKREGRPLPEGGRQPPIDFRDVDIGELSSDVISNIETFDVNEFDQYLPPNGHPGVPATHGQVTYTGSYGISSTAATPAGAGHVWMSKQQAPPPPPPPQQPPQAPPAPQAPPQPQPAPPQPQPAPPQPQPAHTLTTLSSEPGQSQRTHIKTEQLSPSHYSEPQQHSPQQIAYSPFNLPHYSPSYPPITRSQYDYPDHQNSGSYYSHAAGQGSSLYSTFTYMNPAQRPMYTPIADTSGVPSIPQTHSPQHWEQPVYTQLTRP